In Lysobacter firmicutimachus, one genomic interval encodes:
- a CDS encoding DUF4142 domain-containing protein produces the protein MRTLVLLVAIAAAASGCNNPRNDPARPADHAADAAAGPAPAATDTPAGATLSADAAAPMPAADAAQGDPLVLGLLTALNEHEIAAARQAQQKGVSGAVLEFANLMEKEHGANQAKTRTLGTPAEGAEVQAIKDKGKAELDALGAKSGDDYRKAYVAAMVKDHQDALEQIDNQLMPAASGEPVKAHLRDTREHVAMHLNQARKLAQ, from the coding sequence ATGAGAACGCTCGTCCTGCTCGTCGCTATCGCCGCCGCCGCGAGCGGCTGCAACAATCCACGCAACGATCCCGCTCGCCCGGCCGATCACGCCGCCGATGCCGCCGCCGGCCCGGCTCCGGCCGCTACCGACACGCCGGCTGGAGCCACGCTGAGCGCCGATGCGGCCGCGCCGATGCCCGCGGCGGATGCCGCACAGGGCGACCCGCTGGTCCTGGGCCTGCTGACGGCGCTCAACGAACACGAGATCGCAGCCGCACGCCAGGCTCAGCAGAAAGGCGTGAGCGGCGCGGTGCTGGAGTTCGCCAACCTGATGGAGAAGGAACACGGCGCCAACCAAGCCAAGACCCGGACCCTGGGTACGCCGGCCGAGGGCGCCGAAGTCCAGGCGATAAAGGACAAGGGCAAAGCCGAACTCGACGCGCTTGGGGCCAAGTCTGGCGACGACTACCGCAAGGCGTATGTCGCGGCGATGGTGAAGGATCATCAGGACGCGCTGGAGCAGATCGACAACCAACTGATGCCTGCCGCGAGCGGCGAACCGGTCAAGGCGCACTTGCGCGATACCCGCGAGCACGTGGCCATGCACCTGAATCAGGCTCGCAAGCTAGCGCAATGA
- a CDS encoding collagenase, with the protein MLQRSKKVCIAAVGAALLGAATMSLPDEGKGFAAEFPGAPDAWLSKLFGDDQPDRALLGTSRANGHPAGTASAERNLYAMNGQEQGHGHGQEWRSEHGGRQGRSAQPSQRTLRPGPAPSAGEALFGGTHVQSKPLEPHMVPPQGVYQGHRVKIGEEQAAIDEFNRKQWPEKSRGQRQGASKETPAGAAAHEGCNFVGAVGADLLERVRHAEFSCLSAQYVLSLSDARSVFSSANMVTLANEVERLSRIYDGDNDGSLREMIYVMRAVYFLEDKYRDQGFPAFNANVAPAVRSALDAYFNNNVVLALENDVHAIVLNEALTLIDSTQEALRYLPRIRRLIENYDNSYERMPGMQNAIRQSLLALFNRGKKYEGLSDQAGIDTANTLANFIRNNYGLLDTNGWDLVSDSGAELGRFLQYSGNIKSAVSAQLRDLVPRTSFQNSSAPLRAKFAAQINAHDRANCQQYGLCDYIEAYKEAVLPTRHVCTPNVSIRAQRMTADQLRTACNTVAGVEGLFHQRLATGNNAVANDNTSLEMVIFDSSSEYRKHSSTFYGNGTNNGGIYLEGNPATAGNQGRFIAYRAEWIPAFTIWNLEHEFVHYLDGRYNLYGDFNAAYSQGTVWWTEGLAEYISWSFLNQDNTRARDHARSKTWTLSQLFKTDYGDSARVYQGGYLAVRYMFEERSSDVNWFLSYFRPGNYAAYKQRIDAIGTGYDGGFNNWLACYADGTGCRPLPECTAADVRLMAGNCSRSNISQTKGNHAHFYMRVPAGVSTVRITASGGTGNASLFANTLGPSRWAYSYDHNYWSRNSAGNEESIVINNPPTDRDMYFSLYGETDFSGVRLTVSY; encoded by the coding sequence ATGTTGCAACGTTCAAAGAAGGTCTGCATTGCTGCGGTTGGCGCCGCATTGCTCGGTGCGGCGACGATGAGCTTGCCCGATGAGGGCAAAGGCTTTGCCGCCGAGTTTCCCGGAGCTCCGGATGCTTGGCTGTCGAAACTGTTCGGCGACGACCAGCCGGACCGAGCCTTGTTGGGCACGAGCCGTGCGAACGGGCATCCCGCCGGCACCGCCTCGGCCGAGCGCAACCTGTATGCGATGAATGGGCAAGAGCAGGGACACGGGCACGGGCAAGAGTGGCGCTCGGAGCATGGGGGGCGACAGGGCCGTTCCGCTCAGCCGTCGCAGCGCACGCTCCGCCCGGGGCCCGCGCCTTCGGCTGGCGAAGCGCTGTTCGGCGGCACTCATGTTCAGTCGAAGCCGCTCGAACCGCATATGGTGCCGCCGCAAGGCGTCTATCAGGGGCACCGGGTCAAGATCGGCGAAGAACAGGCGGCGATCGACGAGTTCAATCGCAAGCAGTGGCCCGAGAAGTCGCGCGGGCAGAGACAGGGCGCGAGCAAAGAGACGCCGGCGGGCGCCGCGGCGCACGAAGGTTGCAACTTCGTCGGTGCGGTCGGTGCCGACCTCTTGGAGCGGGTGCGGCATGCGGAATTTTCGTGCCTTAGCGCCCAGTACGTTTTGTCCCTGAGCGACGCGAGGAGTGTGTTCAGCAGCGCGAACATGGTGACTCTCGCCAATGAAGTCGAGCGGCTCAGCCGGATTTACGACGGCGACAACGACGGCTCCCTCAGGGAAATGATCTATGTCATGCGGGCCGTTTACTTCCTGGAAGACAAGTATCGGGACCAGGGTTTCCCCGCGTTCAATGCGAATGTGGCTCCGGCGGTTCGTTCGGCGCTCGACGCGTACTTCAACAACAACGTCGTCTTGGCCCTGGAGAACGACGTTCACGCCATAGTCCTCAACGAAGCCCTCACGTTGATCGATTCCACCCAAGAGGCGTTGCGCTATTTGCCGCGCATCCGCAGGCTGATCGAAAACTACGACAACTCGTACGAACGCATGCCCGGCATGCAGAATGCGATACGCCAGAGCTTGCTGGCTCTGTTCAACAGGGGCAAGAAGTACGAGGGCCTGTCGGATCAGGCGGGAATCGACACCGCCAACACGCTCGCCAATTTCATCCGCAACAACTACGGCTTGCTGGATACGAACGGATGGGACCTGGTGAGCGACAGCGGCGCGGAGTTGGGCCGATTCCTGCAGTACAGCGGCAACATCAAGTCGGCCGTCTCCGCGCAGCTTCGGGACCTGGTGCCTCGCACGTCGTTCCAGAACTCCTCCGCGCCGCTCCGGGCCAAGTTCGCAGCGCAGATCAACGCGCACGATCGCGCGAACTGCCAGCAGTACGGGCTGTGCGATTACATCGAAGCGTACAAGGAAGCGGTGTTGCCGACTCGCCATGTGTGCACTCCGAACGTCAGCATCCGCGCACAGCGCATGACCGCGGATCAGCTGCGTACCGCTTGCAATACGGTGGCGGGCGTGGAAGGGTTGTTCCATCAGCGCCTGGCGACCGGTAACAATGCAGTCGCCAACGACAATACCTCGCTGGAGATGGTGATCTTCGACAGCAGCAGCGAGTACAGGAAGCACTCGTCCACCTTCTACGGGAACGGCACCAACAACGGCGGCATCTACCTCGAAGGCAATCCGGCGACCGCAGGCAATCAGGGGCGTTTCATCGCCTATCGCGCCGAGTGGATCCCGGCGTTCACGATCTGGAACCTGGAGCACGAGTTCGTGCACTACCTGGACGGCCGCTACAATCTGTACGGCGACTTCAACGCCGCTTACAGCCAGGGCACCGTCTGGTGGACCGAAGGATTGGCCGAGTACATCTCGTGGTCGTTCCTGAATCAGGACAACACCCGGGCGCGCGACCATGCCCGGAGCAAGACTTGGACGCTCAGCCAACTGTTCAAGACCGATTACGGCGATTCGGCGCGGGTCTACCAGGGCGGGTATTTGGCCGTGCGTTACATGTTCGAGGAGCGATCCAGCGATGTGAACTGGTTCTTGTCCTACTTCCGGCCGGGGAACTATGCTGCTTACAAGCAGCGGATAGACGCCATCGGTACCGGCTATGACGGAGGCTTCAACAACTGGCTGGCTTGCTATGCCGACGGCACTGGCTGCCGGCCGCTGCCGGAATGCACTGCGGCGGACGTGCGTCTGATGGCGGGGAATTGCAGTCGCAGCAATATCTCGCAGACGAAAGGGAATCACGCTCATTTCTACATGAGGGTTCCGGCTGGGGTTTCGACGGTACGGATTACCGCGAGCGGTGGTACCGGCAACGCTAGTCTGTTCGCCAATACCCTTGGCCCCTCGCGTTGGGCGTACTCGTACGATCACAACTACTGGTCGAGGAATAGCGCCGGCAATGAAGAATCGATCGTAATCAACAATCCGCCGACCGACCGGGACATGTACTTCAGTCTCTACGGGGAAACGGACTTCAGTGGAGTGCGCTTGACGGTCAGCTATTGA
- a CDS encoding BCCT family transporter, translating into MVFRVSIVLLAVLVAAGVLAPDSFNRSIQSVLAPTLAHAGWLYLLIVFAALLFLLYLSFGRFADLRIGGDDAEPEFSRTSWLSMLFAAGMGIGLVFWGAAEPLSHYLHPPEGLAPQSREAARASMRYVFFHWGLHPWAVYALVGLAMAWFRFNRRGRGQISDLLEPVIPARHRRWAGPAVDIAAVVATAIGVATTLGFGTIQISAGLARVFGLDATPALQLCVVAVAFVLYMASSLTGLHRGIKWLSNLNLALAALLLAFVLVCGPTGFVFETFTTTLGGYINQLPNMSLRMAPFSRDPWVGEWTIFYWAWWIAWAPFVGSFIARISRGRRVREFVFGVVLVPTLMSFLWFSVFGGSALWAQMFAGADLAGPLAQGYEQVLFGLLEQLPATRIASVAAIALLMMFFVTSADSATLVLAGMSSEDRADPSLSRRAVWGAIQALIAVALLLAGGLDALQGLIIVAALPFALLLVLVLVALYRALDRAYRERQRLQARQRRAMLRWLASEAAD; encoded by the coding sequence ATGGTCTTCCGCGTTTCGATCGTCCTGCTCGCCGTCCTGGTCGCCGCAGGCGTGCTGGCACCGGATTCGTTCAACCGATCGATCCAGTCCGTACTCGCGCCCACTCTCGCCCACGCCGGTTGGCTGTATCTGCTGATCGTGTTCGCGGCGTTGCTGTTCCTGCTTTACCTGAGCTTCGGCCGTTTCGCCGATCTGCGCATCGGCGGCGACGATGCCGAACCCGAGTTCTCGCGCACCAGTTGGCTGTCGATGCTGTTCGCCGCCGGCATGGGCATCGGCCTGGTGTTCTGGGGCGCGGCCGAGCCGCTGTCGCATTATCTGCATCCGCCCGAGGGCTTGGCGCCGCAGAGCCGGGAAGCGGCGCGCGCGTCGATGCGCTACGTGTTCTTCCATTGGGGCCTGCATCCCTGGGCGGTGTACGCCCTGGTCGGCTTGGCGATGGCCTGGTTCCGGTTCAACCGCCGCGGCCGCGGCCAGATCAGCGACCTGCTGGAACCGGTGATCCCGGCGCGGCATCGACGCTGGGCGGGACCCGCGGTCGATATCGCCGCGGTGGTCGCGACCGCGATAGGCGTCGCGACCACGCTGGGCTTCGGCACCATCCAGATCAGCGCCGGGCTGGCGCGCGTGTTCGGCCTCGACGCGACGCCGGCCCTGCAGCTGTGCGTGGTCGCGGTCGCCTTCGTGCTGTACATGGCATCGTCCCTGACCGGCCTACACCGCGGCATCAAATGGTTGTCCAACCTCAACCTCGCCTTGGCCGCGCTGCTGCTCGCCTTCGTCCTGGTATGCGGCCCGACCGGTTTCGTGTTCGAGACCTTCACCACCACCCTGGGCGGCTACATCAACCAGTTGCCGAACATGAGCCTACGCATGGCGCCGTTCTCGCGCGATCCGTGGGTCGGCGAGTGGACGATCTTCTACTGGGCCTGGTGGATCGCCTGGGCGCCTTTCGTCGGCAGCTTCATCGCCCGCATCTCGCGCGGCCGACGGGTGCGCGAGTTCGTGTTCGGCGTGGTGCTGGTGCCGACCCTGATGAGTTTCCTGTGGTTCTCCGTCTTCGGCGGCAGCGCGCTGTGGGCGCAGATGTTCGCCGGCGCCGACTTGGCCGGCCCCCTGGCGCAAGGTTATGAGCAGGTGCTGTTCGGTCTGCTCGAACAGTTGCCGGCGACGCGGATCGCGTCGGTCGCCGCGATCGCCCTGCTGATGATGTTCTTCGTCACCTCGGCCGATTCGGCGACCCTGGTGCTGGCCGGCATGTCCAGCGAGGACCGCGCCGACCCGTCGCTGTCGCGGCGCGCGGTGTGGGGCGCGATCCAGGCTCTGATCGCGGTCGCGCTGCTTCTCGCCGGCGGGCTCGACGCATTGCAGGGATTGATCATCGTCGCCGCGCTGCCGTTCGCCCTGCTTCTGGTACTGGTGCTGGTCGCGCTGTACCGGGCGCTGGATCGCGCCTATCGCGAGCGGCAACGACTCCAGGCGCGCCAGCGCCGCGCGATGCTGCGCTGGCTGGCCAGCGAAGCGGCGGACTGA
- a CDS encoding prealbumin-like fold domain-containing protein, which yields MLPSALWASEQNPDVDAATGTQTTYLSGLSLTAVSGGGVPGTTSTSVTAGGLSFGGNPPGAYDPRIDLVSETFNFLTPGTTTVVAAGGQVSRGNLTFNFSRPVVNPRFHFARLGGTGAGAGFTSTFFTSPVGSTWTVVGGTLTTVSANTVLRPSSNAPSIACGNPATTSGCGTAQLNGTFTSIALGIGIGNPTLGAGDLGADGYTVTITVDEDFSDAPTSYGMAGHVNSGLTLGPSLSVDPTLPLTIPNGTAYITPAPATSPRASNDAAGDTDNALGTLAPVGVGTYSLSVPVAGFQSVSGATPQLCGWIDFNRNGSFETAERACANVSGNGNGNVALNWTIPTGATYVAGESYMRLRVGYTTSQVQNATGLADSGEVEDYPITLLPRVRLTKALAPTSDPGLFNLSVAPASATAVQTNSGTVSNVGHNGTTDWVPVPLSALITVSETAGTGTSLGSYSSSIACTDRSGANVVLGAAGTTRTFFSLISAPVGPPTTPNTANANLSEISCVATNARLPTVQAVKVTQNGTGTFSFSGSNGIANHDITTAAAGTGVAGPVQVLTAANTATTLSEGPLPAGYLLGGISCTGLGAGGSASNDLANRSVTLDAAATAPGSAIVCTFTNVAQVADLVISKTNTPLAGDNDQANDTVVRGAATQYTVKVTNNGPVAVTGALVQDAPGAGLNCPAGNTVTCSSATAGACPTTPSPILISHLSAGLALGTLPVGANLSLVFSCTVQ from the coding sequence ATGCTGCCGTCGGCGCTGTGGGCGTCGGAGCAGAACCCCGATGTCGATGCCGCTACGGGGACCCAGACGACCTACCTCTCCGGCTTGAGCTTGACGGCCGTGTCCGGCGGCGGCGTACCGGGCACGACCTCGACGTCGGTGACGGCTGGCGGTTTGAGCTTCGGCGGCAACCCGCCCGGCGCCTACGACCCGCGCATCGATTTGGTGTCGGAAACCTTCAATTTCCTGACTCCCGGCACCACGACCGTGGTCGCGGCTGGCGGACAAGTGTCGCGCGGTAACTTGACTTTCAATTTCAGCCGGCCGGTGGTCAATCCACGATTCCATTTTGCGCGCCTTGGCGGTACCGGCGCAGGCGCAGGGTTCACTTCGACCTTTTTCACTTCGCCGGTGGGTTCGACCTGGACCGTCGTCGGCGGCACCCTGACCACCGTCAGCGCCAACACCGTGCTGCGCCCGTCATCGAACGCCCCTTCGATCGCGTGCGGAAATCCGGCCACGACCTCGGGTTGCGGCACCGCGCAGCTCAACGGCACATTCACCTCGATCGCGCTGGGCATCGGCATCGGTAATCCGACGCTCGGCGCTGGCGATCTGGGAGCGGACGGTTATACGGTGACGATCACCGTCGACGAAGATTTCAGCGATGCGCCGACCAGCTACGGCATGGCCGGCCACGTCAATTCCGGCCTGACATTGGGGCCGAGCCTCAGCGTCGATCCGACCTTGCCGCTGACGATCCCCAACGGCACCGCCTACATCACGCCCGCACCGGCGACCAGCCCGCGCGCCAGCAACGATGCTGCGGGCGACACCGACAACGCCTTGGGCACGCTGGCGCCGGTCGGCGTCGGCACCTACAGCCTGTCGGTGCCGGTGGCCGGCTTCCAGAGCGTGTCGGGTGCGACGCCGCAGTTGTGCGGTTGGATCGACTTCAACCGCAACGGCAGTTTCGAGACCGCCGAGCGCGCCTGTGCGAACGTGAGCGGCAACGGCAACGGCAACGTCGCGTTGAACTGGACCATTCCCACCGGTGCGACCTACGTCGCCGGCGAAAGCTATATGCGTTTGCGCGTGGGCTATACGACCTCGCAAGTGCAGAACGCGACCGGCCTGGCCGACAGCGGCGAAGTGGAGGACTACCCGATCACCTTGTTGCCGCGCGTGCGCCTGACCAAGGCGCTGGCGCCGACGAGCGACCCGGGTCTGTTCAATCTCTCGGTGGCGCCGGCCTCGGCGACCGCGGTGCAGACCAACAGCGGTACGGTTTCCAACGTCGGCCATAACGGCACCACCGACTGGGTACCGGTGCCGCTGAGCGCCCTGATCACGGTCAGCGAGACCGCGGGCACCGGCACCAGCCTGGGCAGCTACAGTTCCAGCATCGCCTGTACCGATCGCTCCGGCGCCAACGTCGTCCTCGGCGCGGCCGGCACCACGCGCACCTTCTTCAGCCTGATCAGCGCGCCGGTCGGGCCGCCGACTACGCCGAACACGGCCAACGCCAATCTCAGCGAGATCAGTTGCGTGGCGACCAACGCGCGGTTGCCGACGGTGCAGGCGGTCAAAGTCACCCAGAACGGCACCGGCACGTTCTCATTCAGCGGCAGCAACGGCATCGCCAATCACGACATCACCACCGCCGCCGCCGGCACCGGCGTGGCCGGCCCGGTGCAGGTGTTGACCGCGGCGAACACCGCGACCACGCTGAGCGAAGGTCCGTTGCCGGCAGGCTACCTGCTGGGCGGGATTTCCTGCACCGGCCTCGGCGCGGGCGGCAGCGCGAGCAACGATCTGGCCAACCGCAGCGTGACCCTGGACGCGGCGGCGACTGCGCCCGGCAGCGCCATCGTCTGCACGTTCACCAACGTCGCGCAGGTCGCCGATCTGGTCATCAGCAAGACCAACACGCCGTTGGCGGGCGACAACGATCAGGCCAACGACACCGTCGTGCGCGGCGCCGCGACCCAATACACGGTGAAGGTGACCAACAACGGTCCGGTGGCGGTCACCGGCGCGCTGGTGCAGGACGCGCCGGGCGCCGGCCTGAACTGCCCGGCCGGCAATACGGTGACCTGCAGCAGCGCCACCGCGGGTGCGTGTCCGACCACGCCGAGCCCGATTCTGATCAGTCACCTGAGCGCCGGCCTGGCGTTGGGCACGCTGCCGGTCGGCGCCAACCTCAGCCTGGTGTTTTCCTGCACGGTGCAATAA
- a CDS encoding MBL fold metallo-hydrolase, whose translation MQVHFHGAAGEVTGSLHEVHAAGRRILLDCGMIQGSPEAERRNFDPFGFEPTALDALVISHAHIDHIGRVPLLVRRGFRGPIYAQAATAELMRIMLLDAASISESEAERSNRRRGDGEPEALPLYTRDDVEASLRQVRPLAYDARETILPGVDIAFREAGHILGSSAVELWAEGRKLVFSGDIGPKGTPILRDPAPIDAADLVLMESTYGDRLHKDRAETILELGRVLDAAWNDGGNVLIPAFAVGRSQELLYWFAKYWDEWQLARWRIFLDSPMAAKVVGVYDRHTALFDEDALRVWQERPNPFRLPNLQFSETAEQSMAINRIERGAIVIAGSGMANAGRILHHFKHNLGKPQTRVVFVGYQAEGTVGRRLVDGAQWVRIHGRDVRALAQRHTIGGLSAHTDQRGLIEWYGNIAGHPPLALVHGEDKAREALAGEIGERYGVEVALARPGMTLQV comes from the coding sequence ATGCAAGTCCATTTCCACGGAGCGGCCGGCGAGGTCACCGGTTCCCTGCACGAGGTCCACGCCGCGGGCCGGCGCATCCTGCTCGACTGCGGAATGATCCAGGGCAGCCCCGAAGCCGAGCGGCGCAACTTCGACCCGTTCGGTTTCGAGCCGACCGCGCTCGACGCACTGGTGATCAGCCATGCCCATATCGACCACATCGGCCGGGTGCCGCTGCTGGTGCGGCGCGGTTTTCGCGGGCCGATCTACGCCCAGGCCGCGACCGCGGAGCTGATGCGGATCATGCTGCTCGACGCGGCCTCGATTTCCGAAAGCGAAGCCGAGCGCAGCAACCGCCGGCGCGGCGACGGCGAGCCCGAGGCGCTGCCGCTGTATACCCGCGACGATGTCGAAGCCAGCCTGCGCCAGGTACGCCCGCTGGCCTACGACGCGCGCGAGACGATCCTGCCCGGCGTCGACATCGCGTTCCGCGAGGCCGGCCATATTCTGGGGTCGTCGGCGGTCGAGCTGTGGGCGGAAGGGCGCAAGCTGGTGTTCTCCGGCGATATCGGCCCGAAGGGCACGCCGATCCTGCGCGATCCGGCGCCGATCGACGCGGCCGATCTGGTGCTGATGGAATCGACCTACGGCGATCGCCTGCACAAGGACCGCGCCGAGACCATCCTCGAACTCGGCCGGGTGCTCGACGCGGCCTGGAACGACGGCGGCAACGTGCTGATCCCGGCGTTCGCGGTCGGGCGCAGCCAGGAGCTGCTGTACTGGTTCGCCAAGTACTGGGACGAGTGGCAGCTGGCGCGTTGGCGGATCTTCCTCGACAGCCCGATGGCGGCCAAGGTGGTCGGCGTCTATGACCGCCACACCGCGCTGTTCGACGAAGACGCGCTGCGGGTCTGGCAGGAGCGGCCCAATCCCTTCCGCTTGCCCAATCTCCAGTTCAGCGAAACCGCCGAGCAATCGATGGCGATCAACCGCATCGAGCGCGGCGCGATCGTGATCGCCGGTTCCGGCATGGCCAACGCCGGGCGCATCCTGCATCACTTCAAGCACAACCTCGGCAAGCCGCAGACCCGCGTGGTGTTCGTCGGCTACCAGGCCGAAGGCACGGTCGGCCGGCGCCTGGTCGACGGCGCCCAATGGGTGCGCATCCACGGCCGCGACGTGCGCGCGCTGGCCCAGCGCCACACCATCGGCGGGCTGTCGGCGCATACCGACCAGCGCGGCTTGATCGAGTGGTACGGGAACATCGCCGGCCATCCGCCGTTGGCGTTGGTGCACGGCGAAGACAAGGCGCGCGAAGCGCTGGCGGGGGAAATCGGGGAGCGGTACGGGGTGGAAGTGGCGTTGGCGCGGCCGGGGATGACGTTGCAGGTGTAA
- a CDS encoding M13 family metallopeptidase — protein MTLKKPQVLLLSLAIATVVAACGKQETPAPTAPADSAAKPAETTGLKLDESKLPPVNRFAISDLDTSKDACTDFGGYVNGKWLAANAIPGDRTSWGAFEMLDERSTAVQRQIAEQAAADTQATGVEKIVGDLWSTGMDAAKINAQGLEPLKADLAKIDALDSPEKIAEYLRASAATGDNPLFGFGAEADFKDSANNIAYAAQGGLGLPDTPYYFDAKHKDKLAAYEAHIAKVLELGGTPAADAAKQAKDVVAFETRLAKVSKSREQLSRDVSLYYNPVSPADADKLTPNFSWTKFFESQGVALPKMFSLAVPAFHQEVSKMLADVPADQWKAYLRFHAIDGASPYLADAFVEENFNFYNKTLRGQKELKERGKRVLDTIEGQAGEALGQMYVKVAFSPESKERMQTLVKNLSEALKARIENLAWMSADTKKKALEKWASFTPKIGYPDKWRDWSGLNTNRDSYYANVKAANEFNYKWNLSKIGKPVDKTEWGMPPQMVNAYYNPLQNEIVFPAAILQPPFFDPKADDATNYGGIGAVIGHEMTHGYDDQGSRFGPTGNMEVWWAPSDAKAFSGLTDKLIAQFNAYEAAPGKFVNGKHTLGENIADLGGLATAYDAMKKAAGDTPDPKTDGLTRDQRFFLNWATVWRRNFTEKEMEVRLQTDEHALANFRAIGAPSNLPAFAAAFSCKPGQPMVREGDKQVVIW, from the coding sequence GTGACCCTCAAGAAACCGCAAGTCCTGTTGTTGTCCCTCGCCATCGCCACGGTCGTGGCCGCCTGCGGCAAGCAGGAAACCCCTGCCCCGACCGCGCCGGCCGACAGCGCCGCCAAGCCGGCCGAGACCACCGGACTGAAGCTCGACGAGAGCAAGCTGCCGCCGGTCAACCGCTTCGCGATCTCCGATCTCGACACCAGCAAGGACGCCTGTACCGACTTCGGCGGCTACGTCAACGGCAAGTGGCTCGCCGCCAACGCCATCCCGGGCGACCGCACCTCGTGGGGCGCGTTCGAAATGCTCGACGAGCGTTCGACCGCCGTGCAGCGCCAGATCGCCGAGCAGGCCGCGGCCGACACCCAGGCCACCGGCGTGGAGAAGATCGTCGGCGACCTGTGGTCGACCGGCATGGACGCGGCCAAGATCAACGCCCAGGGCCTGGAGCCGCTGAAGGCCGACCTGGCCAAGATCGACGCGCTCGACAGCCCGGAGAAGATCGCCGAGTACCTGCGCGCCTCCGCCGCGACCGGCGACAACCCGCTGTTCGGCTTCGGCGCCGAAGCCGACTTCAAGGATTCGGCCAACAACATCGCCTACGCCGCTCAGGGCGGCCTGGGCCTGCCGGATACGCCCTACTATTTCGACGCCAAGCACAAGGACAAGCTGGCCGCGTACGAGGCCCACATCGCCAAGGTGCTCGAGCTCGGCGGCACGCCGGCGGCCGACGCGGCCAAGCAGGCCAAGGACGTGGTCGCGTTCGAGACCCGCCTGGCCAAGGTCTCCAAGTCGCGCGAACAGCTCTCGCGCGACGTTTCGCTGTACTACAACCCGGTCAGCCCGGCCGATGCCGACAAGCTGACCCCGAACTTCTCCTGGACCAAGTTCTTCGAATCGCAGGGCGTGGCCCTGCCGAAGATGTTCTCGCTCGCGGTGCCGGCCTTCCACCAGGAAGTCAGCAAGATGCTGGCCGACGTCCCGGCCGACCAGTGGAAGGCCTACCTGCGCTTCCACGCCATCGACGGCGCGTCGCCGTACCTGGCGGACGCTTTCGTCGAAGAGAACTTCAACTTCTACAACAAGACCCTGCGCGGCCAGAAGGAGCTGAAGGAACGCGGCAAGCGCGTGCTCGACACCATCGAGGGCCAGGCCGGCGAAGCGCTGGGCCAGATGTACGTCAAGGTCGCGTTCTCGCCGGAGTCGAAGGAGCGCATGCAGACCCTGGTCAAGAACCTCAGCGAAGCCCTCAAGGCGCGCATCGAGAATCTGGCCTGGATGAGCGCCGACACCAAGAAGAAGGCGCTGGAGAAGTGGGCCAGCTTCACCCCGAAGATCGGTTACCCGGACAAGTGGCGCGACTGGAGCGGCCTGAACACCAACCGCGACAGCTATTACGCCAACGTCAAGGCGGCCAACGAATTCAACTACAAGTGGAACCTGAGCAAGATCGGCAAGCCGGTCGACAAGACCGAGTGGGGCATGCCGCCGCAGATGGTCAACGCCTACTACAACCCGCTGCAGAACGAGATCGTGTTCCCGGCCGCGATCCTGCAGCCGCCGTTCTTCGACCCGAAGGCCGACGACGCCACCAACTACGGCGGCATCGGCGCGGTGATCGGCCACGAAATGACCCACGGCTACGACGACCAGGGTTCGCGCTTCGGGCCGACCGGCAATATGGAAGTGTGGTGGGCGCCGAGCGACGCCAAGGCCTTCTCCGGCCTGACCGACAAGCTGATCGCGCAGTTCAACGCCTATGAGGCCGCGCCGGGCAAGTTCGTCAACGGCAAGCACACCCTCGGCGAGAACATCGCCGACCTGGGCGGCCTGGCCACGGCCTACGACGCGATGAAGAAGGCCGCGGGCGACACCCCGGACCCGAAGACCGACGGTCTGACCCGCGACCAGCGCTTCTTCCTCAACTGGGCCACGGTGTGGCGCCGCAACTTCACCGAGAAGGAAATGGAAGTGCGCCTGCAGACCGACGAGCATGCGCTGGCCAACTTCCGCGCGATCGGCGCACCGTCGAACCTGCCGGCCTTCGCCGCCGCGTTCTCGTGCAAGCCGGGCCAGCCGATGGTCCGCGAGGGCGACAAGCAGGTCGTGATCTGGTGA